GCAGCAGAAAGGCGGCGGGCATGCGGTCGCCCCGCGGTGAAGTCGAGGCGGCTGCCTCCAGCGCCTGCTCCACCTCGCCAAAGGCATGGGCCTGCGCCGGAGTCAACGGCGGCGCGGGCCGTGGAACAAAGCTCTGGCCAGCCAGCGGGTCGCGGACGACGCGCCGCGTCTCCAGCGCGATGAGACCCTGTTGAGCAAGGGCAACAACGTCATCCGATCCCACACCTAAACTTTGGCACACGTCCTCAAGAAATTGCCTGTCTTCACCCAGAGCCAGCGTCTCCAATATGACAGCTTGACGCACGCCGGGATTGACTCGCAGATCACGCGCGCTTTCCACATTCAACTGACGCTCACTGAAGAAGCCTAGCTGCTTCATTTTTTTCAGACGCGCTACTGGCAAGGCGCGCAGATTAGCGGCAGCTTCTAACGCCTGTTGAGGTGTCACCACCAGCCGTACGAGGCGTGCAACCCGCGGGCCCGCGGACGGGCGTTCCCACTCCCAGCGCCTCTCGACAAGCTCCCTGTCCAACAGGACGCGGACAACCGCTGCCGCCGCCCGTTTGCCGACGCTCTCCTCCACATCGCTCATGCCCGCGCGTCCCCGCTGTCGCACAAGCCTCAGGACGGCGGCCCCTCTCTCCGTCAGGTCTGCGGGCATGTCCGGGGAAGCCGTCGGCGAGGGTGTGAGGACGGGCCGCGCCCGCTGCCGGAAGCCGAGATGCGCCCACAGCGCGGCGGCGTCGAAGTAGGAGGCACGGTAGTACTCCGCCACCCATCGGGCCAGTTGGAGCTGCGCGGGAGTCAGCAGAGGGCCGGGGTCGATGACGGCCTCGATGGGCCGCACCTTGGACACCTCGGGCACGTCCGGCAGGTCGAAGACGATGCCCTGGACGGTCCGGGGGCCGAACGGGACGCGGACGGCCTGTCCGGGCTGGACGGCCATGCCATCGGGGACAGCATAGCTGAAAAGGCGACGAGGCCCCACGGGCGCATTGACCGCAACATCCGCATACCGGGCGCTCATCTCGCCTCGCCCGCTCCGATCTATCGGAGCAAAAACAATGCCGCCCCGTGTGGGGCGGCATCCGCAAAGAGCCTTGCTGCCGGGTTACTTCTTTTCGCCAGCGTCCGTTGGAGCGGGAGCAGGCGTGGCGGGCGCCTCCGCTGCGGGGGCTGGCGCCGGCTCGATAGGCGGCTCTGGCTCTACGACGATAGCCTCGGCCAGGGCCCCCATCTTCCGCGCCTTTTCCTTGATGCGGGCCGCCTTCCCCGACAGGCTGCGCAGGTAGAACAGCCGGGCGCGCCGCACGTTGCCGTTGCGCACCAGCTCTACGCTCTCGATCAGGGGAGAGCGCACAAAAAATGTCCGCTCGACCCCGACGCCGTGGCTGATGCGCCGGACCGTGAACATGGCCCCCGGCGTCGTCCCGCCGACGACCTTGATGACGACGCCCTGAAACGCCTGGGTGCGCTCGCGGTCGCCTTCCTTGACAAGGACGTTGACTTTGATAGTGTCACCGGACCGGAAGCTGGGCAACTGGACGCTCTTCCTGGCCGGTATTAAATCACGCAGGTTCACCATAGCTCCTCATCCTCCAAAAGCACAGGCGCCATTCTACACGAACGTACGAGATACGTCAAGTCGGTATACGCGTTCACTGCATGCGAGAGAGGGACGGGGTCAACTCGGGGTGGCGTTCTCTTAAGGCATCACGGGCCGTGTATGCGCCACAAGTGGCAAAAGAGGGGCGGAAGAAATAGCAAAGCGAGCGGAGAAGCTGTCCCCGAACGTACGGCAGGTCTCTGACCCGCGACAAGATGAAAAGCCCCGTTACGCTGGCGAAACGACACCAGAACACACCGCGTGGGCCATACGCGGCGGGCCGCCGTCACGCCAGTGAACCCTGCAGTCCGGGAAGCCGCTTTCTACACGCCCGCCTTGCACCCGGAGCCTAACCCTTGCCGATGCGGAAAACCTTGGTCCCGCACTTCGGACACGCGCCCTGCGTGGCCGGCCGACCGTTCTTCAGGGTGACGGTCTTGGCGTTCTTAATGTCTACCTTCGCGCGGCACTTGAAACAATAAGCCTGCATGTTGTATTTTCACCCCCTTTCGCTGCCAAGCTGTAGCTATACCCTAACGTTATAGCTGCCAGATAGCTCTGTCAAATGTGATATAACACGATTCGGACGCAATCCGGCGCGAAACGAAGCCCTTTGCATGCGATTCATACACATGGCTGCTTGCGAAGCGTCCCTAGCTAGTGAACACCTTGTAAGGCTGCCAAAGCTGCCCAATGGGGCGCAATATTGCCACAAGCTCGCCGTC
This portion of the Dehalococcoidia bacterium genome encodes:
- the rplS gene encoding 50S ribosomal protein L19, producing the protein MVNLRDLIPARKSVQLPSFRSGDTIKVNVLVKEGDRERTQAFQGVVIKVVGGTTPGAMFTVRRISHGVGVERTFFVRSPLIESVELVRNGNVRRARLFYLRSLSGKAARIKEKARKMGALAEAIVVEPEPPIEPAPAPAAEAPATPAPAPTDAGEKK
- a CDS encoding DUF5679 domain-containing protein, producing MQAYCFKCRAKVDIKNAKTVTLKNGRPATQGACPKCGTKVFRIGKG